The nucleotide window TCGTTGACACTGTTCGCCACATTTAATGATGTTTATCTTTATAAAAAGAGCCACCTACACTGCATTCAACCATTTTGTCTATACATTTTCAAAGAGTAAGATTATATTTGTCTCAAATATAACTCATTAAAATGCTTTACAGCTGTGGCCAATGAAATGTCAAAGCATATGACACgtgcagtgttggggaaagttacttttaaaagtaatgcattacaatattaagttactcccccaaaaattgcgttacttagttacttttccaaagtaatgcttacattacttttaagttacttttgcattactttttcttacttggcggaggcttgatctctttcaggccttacAGGTGTTTCCATcaggcctgccatctccgtttctgactcaaactgttcccgctcaggcaCACATAGTGCATAATTCTATGTTAAtattttcagtttaattcagtacattattttatttttatattaaattactaattaaactgaaaagtaacttgcattacttttttaaaagtaactaaaatattaatgtgtatatttataaagtaatgcgttactttactcgttacccCCAACAGTGGACATGTCGTTTGTCCTTATTATGGGATGCAAATATGCATATGTAGTGTAATGAACTAAATATTTGTTCCACTTGACAGAGACTCCTAACCTATAGATTCATGTGATCAATTTTGCCACATGAAGAAAGTTGCTTAATCTTGATAAGCTTAGCCTTGAGCCCTTCATTACTAATACAGTGGGCACACTCTAAAAACTCCTGGGTTATTTCTTCAACCCATATTCTGGGTTATTTGTGTTGGGTTAAAATTATGGGTTATTTTTTCAGAGAGTAACCATTTTCTGGGTTATAGGGCTAATATTTTGACCCAATTCCTGGGTTGTTTGGgtttctgggttatttttcaAAGGTTAACCCATGTTCTGGGTTAACGCCCCGCCCCCCGCTGTTCTGGAATTTTCTCACAACAGTCGATTGAAATAACTGACACCGGAGTTCGCGGCGAGCTCGATCCGTTTTGGCCTGGGCTTCTTCGTTGTGTATTCAAGGTAAGCAAGTATTTTAAGTGTCAATGTAACGTAAACTTTCTGTGTCCATGTCCCCGTTGCTTATCTCATTGTTATAATACCGGTAAAAATACGATAAGTACAGGGCAGCTATGACTTCGTGCGACGTTAAGGGGGTTAGGGGAACACCGGACGGGGAACACCGGACGAGAAGCGCCGCGCCGTATATAAGACCACTCGAGGTATCCCGCACTTTCTCAGATTATGGCCAGCAATATTGTTATGTTTAAGGACATTATGGAATTAAGATATATCAGCACTATGTTATGATTGTACTGTATAATTAAATACAATCGTTGCTGAGTCTGCAGTCTGAACACTTTACCTCAGAGCGTCCGTAAACTGAATGAATTTAGGATATCACCTGAAAATCCAATATCAACCAATTTTCATGAAAGTAGCTCATTTCTGTAAATGAATGTAAAATTTAATGTACATTACAGCACATGGTGAAGTCTGTATATACATTAACGACGAATTTGAGACAAATAAGTGTAAATTTAAAACTATGTACTTGGCGCTCGGCGCCGCAGACAGACGCAAAATGGCGCCGCcggtacacacacatactgtaccctGTCTCttcgttccctagctcccgaggtcgtgaatcagtttatcatgtacacaggttcgggcactggtaaggactttAGCTCAAttgacattgggacactgttcacttattaTCCTGTGATGTGGCTGCTTAAGCGTGTTGTGATcactcacagctgttactcatcaacaaccggcaaaaccaaccgTTGCGTTGCTTTGAGTTATGTTTACCAGCTGCACCATGCTTATAATATTATACAGTGCTCTACTGGCTGAAGTAGTGAGATTTAAAGAAGCAGGTCAAGTCTTCAAATTGTTGCTAACCTCTATATGTTTTCTCCAGGTCTTTTTAAATGGACAGCTTTGTCACTGATAAGTTAACTGAGTGGTGGCTGTTTGAGCTGACAGAGACATTTTTGAGGTGAGCTTTTTACTCTTATTGCCCTCATATCATCTCTCTATAcctaaacattttaaacatttttctttaaaggaaaactacaccgtttttcaatattttactatgtttttacatcaacttagacaaaatAATACATCCCTGTCTTTTTAATGCGTGCAGTACATCGTGTACAgcatgtcgtgaatgtgttagcatttagtctagccccattcattccttaggatccaaacaggaatgaatttagaagcaacaaaacacttccatgttttccctatttaaagactgttacatgagtatttacacgagtatggtggcacaaaataagaGGTGACGATATTTTAAGCGgattaaaaaatgagaactatattgtatggcagaagagcacttagtttgcagcactttgacctctggTGCAGTAACATCACTCCTGTGAACTCTCTCATCTTTTTCAAAATCAGTGTgatgagtgatgatgttactgcaccagaggtcaaagtgctgcaaactaagtgatcttccgccatacaatatagttctcatttttatcagcttaaaaaattatttagtgcCACTAGATTTActggtgtaactactcatgtaacagtctttaaatagggaacaCATGGAAGTgcttggtggcttctaaattcacccctgtttggatcctaaggaatgaatggggctagactaaatgcattaataacgcgctgtacaaagatgaacTGCATGCATAGAAAAAAAGGATGTATTATTtcgtctaagttaaggtaagaacatagtaaaatattgaaatactttttatttaatagggcttaaagggatagttcacccaaaaatgaaaattctgtcatcatttacaggCCATCTACAGGGTTGAGAAGAAGACTATCCAGCATTCCACTGAAGAGTCCCTGACAGCGTTCATACACCAAATGTCTGTAAGTACAATGGACCAGTTTCTCAGCACTACTCTGAGAGAGAATATTCTTAATTCTATAACTATACTGTTCATGTGAAAGAAGGCTATACAAGGGACATGTTTCATGTGGAAGCTAAAGGGTGAATCCTGGTTTAAAAAACAACTTCAAGGTTCCTCGCAGTTGTATTTCAGTTTTGGGCGATGCCATCTAGGGTAGCAATCTGACTAAAAAGTTAAGTTAAAGATGTTAAGTGTTATtactcagtggttctcaacccaCATTTTCTTGTACCCACTCAAAATGAAGACACCAATTAAGAACCACAGCTCATTTGGCTTCCTTGTACAGTTAGTATCAGCATTATAACACAAACTGGTAGTCTATTATCTTGCTTACAATTTACGTTCTACACAATATTCACTTTATATctttctgtctctgtctgttttAGGTTGGAACAAATATGGTGGAatacagtggcggctcgtgactgctcatcagaggatgcgctaattcaaaataagtgttcagattgtcacgtgtgtggttcccttttccaaaatatgtgtcctgcgtgtcgagagatcctgtgtgcatcacgtgttttgtcaaaataagtgcctgctgcacacgcatcaaaaccgtttatgataaaagagacgctcatgtttcTAAAATACACGCCAGACacttccttaacagtaaactcttactacgcatgagattatgcgagtatctggcaaacgtgagcatccgttttatcataaaccctttaaacgcgtctgcagcaggaacttattttgacatgacacgtgatgcacacaggatctctcgatgggcagaacacatattttaaaattacaaaccacacacatgacaagctacatacatgttgtgacgaactttgcatcgagcaTCCTCGaataaagaagtcaccggccagcACTGGTGGAATACCTTCAGCAATCCCAGCCGTTCCCCTCTGGGAGATCTCAAGCTGCACACAACCAATGTTTGAAGACTTAAAGCCTCAAGTTCAATCCAATTATTGAATGTTGTCAAATGTTTGAGAGTTGTTTATTATTCTATTTTTCCTTTCTAATGTTATTACAGTGTGACCTAAAATAAATAGGTCCATGTGTGCATTTTTATATAGAATTTAATTGAAtccaataaaaatttaaaactgcttgaagTGGTAAGTGTCTGAATTTTTCTTTTCTGAAATAAGGCATAGTTACACAATTTAGGTTATCTTTGACCTTTGGTTAAAAAGGATCTACTAATTTCTGGGTTTTTCCACCCAGATATTCGGGTTGTTCTTTTGACCCAGAAGTTGGGTTATATTAACTACAattttgggttattttaacccagaaGTTGGGTCAGGTATTTAACCCAgaagttgggtcaaaaagaataACCCATTTTTCTGGGTTGAAATAACCCAGAAATTAGTTGGTCCCTTTTTAACCCAGgagttgggtcaaaaataacccattaTGGGTTGTTTTTGACCCAGGAGTTTTTAGTGTGCATGctaaaaatgtttaacacaaGGCCACCGGCTTATGAAATAGTACATCGTATCATTTATGTGAACTGAAATCCCGTGAGGATAAGTAATATCATATCCAGTAAACAACATGAGTCAGTTTGAAACCTTTGTGATGAGCTGGAGCAAACGATGATCCGACTCCTATCTGACTCGCTGCCATGTTTTGTTTGCTGCCACTAAACTGTTGCTTTCATTACTTTTTTGTCtttattagttattttttaaacaCGCAGGTCCTTTTATCAGTCACTGTTCTTTTTCAAGGACTGCGCtttggtttatgataaaagggAGACAAGAGAACCACGTAACAGGACATTTGAAGAAACAATTTTTAAAAACCTTTATTTGCCAGTCAGCTTTGGATTTTCTCACTAAGACGATATTGTTTATGAAGctgctttaaaatatgtattgtGAACAACACTATGAAGGAAAAAAATGCAGAATGAGTCAAATTTGATGCACACTCAACATCTTATCAGGACCCAAAAAAGCATTGGGTACAGTTGTtacagcattgcattagcaacacaaaggtcatgggtctGATACATAGGGAACGCACATAGTGATGAAATGTATAGCTTTGGGTaaaaatgtctgccaaatgaataaatgtaataaaataattatgtgtaataaaatactgtTCAATTCAGTGCATAGCAGTGTATTATTAAGATCTGTCTAGAAATAATTGTCTAAAATTGAcatgatttgttttttaaaacaagTCATTTCAAAACTCAATGATAAACAACTGAACTTTCATCAGTGTACCTTAAAATGCTGATAAGCTCATGTCCAAAATATGACTGGTTTTATCTTATCCCAATTCCATTCGTTCTTTCTACAGCCCCGGCTGCATTCTCTCGCAAAGTCTCAAGGGACAGCTTTGTCCAGTCGCAAACATTAAGTAAACATGTGTCACATCTGGTTATGAGACAGCAGAAAGATAGAGAGAAAATGAAAGAGAGAGACATGAGGGAGAGGCATTAGGTGTCTATTATGCTGCTGGAAGTATATAAGACAGCGCATCGTCTCTGTAGGCAGTGTTGCTCTGAACTTACACTAACAGCATTTTACAGGTTTTGTTGAAACATTTTTAGACAACATGCAGAATCACAATCTCTTTAACAGAGGGACGGTTGTAGCCTGGTGGCTGGTATTTTTGGTGCTGGTCCAGCaggtaatatttttttattttattttattattattcattattattattgcaaTTTTGTCTGCTTTAAATTTCtcacaattatttttttaccaCATTGAGATCCTATCAGTTTGATATTTCTGCTTGTGTTCCTTTTTAATATCAGGTGGAATGTTAAAcactttctttttatttatatgcttAAAGAAAGCATGTAAAAGAAACAACTACACTGTATAAAGATACACTTGATTCATTAAGaatttattgatattttaaaaatgcatatgtAAGCAAAAAAGTATTTACAAATTTcgcagaattatatatttttatagttttattattgGTTATTTGTGTATATAACTCAACTACCGACAGacaggtacaaaagctgtcactcgGATGGAACCCTTTAAAAACAGATATGCACCTTAGGTACCAGTGCATTTGAGATACTAATTTTGTACTGTTTAGGTACAAAagcactttttgaaagggtattgccccagtgacagcttttgtacattCATTTCTGAGATTGTATGTGTGGTATTTCAGTTGGCTTGCAGTCCTGTGCCACCGGACAAACCCTCAACATCTGAACAAGAGGTTCAAATGTCACCTAAGAGAACTGCTCGAATGACCCCATTATGGAGGATCATGGGAACGAAACCTCATGGAGCTTTCTGCCAGAACAACTATGAGTGCTCTACAGGAATATGCAGGTGAATTAAtagattatttaaataaaacatttaacaagAAATTGAATACAAATTGAAGACCACTTATTGAATGTTTGATTCTTTTAACAGGAAAGGCCACTGTTCCTACAGCCAGCCAATTAATTCCTAAAATGAAGACTCCCTCCTTTATTTCTGATCTATGAAGCTATACACCATCATGCACGTACCAAACAGAACAAGATGACAAGCGCTTGATTCAGTGAGCAACAGGGGCCAAAAGAATGTGCAATGCAATTAATCATCAGTTAGACATATAGTCAAGAGCTTTATAATGCACAATGGAGGCGATGGGAAGCATTTTGGAGTAAGGTGGAAAATCATGTGTGTCATAAGGTACCTAAAATGTAGACTCTCTTGAGAATGAAAGAAATATCTACATAACCTCGTACATAGTGGTAGTGCTGTATACTAGAAGCATTTGTAGTTGGATTTGCATGActttttctcaaaatatgtATCACACAGATTTCTGGTGGTGCTAGCTAGGTGATGTATGTACAGTAAGTAGAATGTAATTTTGGGCCAGTTCTCGTAATCAGTCCTTATCTTGGATTGAGGAGTACAGAATTAGCCTTTAAACGAAAAGCTCATCTCAGGACTAAACATAGTCTCAATCTGGAAACTGGTCTGTAGTAGTAGATAAAACTtggaaaatataaatgaaagagTAGGCAAAAGTAAGGACTCAGCAAGAAGTGCCTTATAGGTCAATCCAAATGTCGTTGAACTAAAGTTAGTGAGAAAAGAGGATAGAGAAGGTGCAAGGGTTGCCATTATTGATTGTGCCTACATATTATTAACCATTTTTTCCATCCTTTACTTAAATCTCTGTGTGCTTTCATTGGTAGTATTTAATATGTCATGTTTAGACCTGTCACTATTTATGTTCTTAtattgttttattgctttgacaccTCATCTCATTGATCTAGACATAGATCCTTATAATATTTGATTACTTATTTATTATATTCCTCTTTTATATTGTATGCCTCATCAGTTCATAAAAAGCTATTTTTTAAGTATCTGACTTTAATGTATCAATAAAATGTGTATGTCTTATCATATATTTTATTGTACTTTACCGTATATTATAGAAGCTAAACTATATTCTAgggctttaaaataaaaaattggagaaaaaagtcagattttaataatttatggGCTCCATCTATTGCCTACAGAGCAAAGATCACTGCAGTTTGCCAACAGTTAAGCAGCAGCTGTTCCAGTAAGAATAAAAACACTCTCTTTTCAACTTCTCACAAgtgatgttttcttttaaatgaaacaaatggTCAACATTTACATCACACACTTGGTTTCGTCAGTCAGGTCTCATTTGTATAGAGTAATCAGTTTTAAGGAGCACGAGAAACCCATGCAGCATTCAGGCATATATGGATGACAGACAAGTTTTAAAGAGGACAACCAAGCAGGTGTAGTGCAGATTTGCAAAAATGTTTAGTTTTGAGTTTAAGCCAAATATTTCCGAGAAGATGACAAGCAAAACAAAACTTAAAGGAGAATCTTAGATACTTTTACATTAACAGATGTTTCAAATTGTTACTTTTCACTGTTTTAATTCATACTGATAACTTTTACTTTCCGTTTCTGATTCTGTTGCTGAATAGCTTTGAATATGTTTAATCACCAAACAGTTTTGTACAAATGATGGTGGTTATACAGGTTTTCTCAAACTGGCATTATAAAAAGTGTGAGATTTAAGAACATTCATTAAAGCACATGATTAACAGAAATTCAGTCTTAACAAAATAAAGCAATTGCTAGAAATGAAACAATGATGATGAGATGAGGGAACACAGAACAAATGAACGCAACTAACCTTAAAATtaaataacaattttttttaaacacattagAAATCTTATGGTGGTTACTGCACTCAGTTAACCCATAGTTGGGTTAAATATGCACAACAGTTataggttaaagggatagttcacccagaaaTCAAAATTCTGTAATTGTTCACTCACActtctgttgttacaaacctgtattattttttttctgctgaacacaaaggaagacatTTTGAGCAATATTCATACCAACCGTTTTTAAACACCAATGACTTTTATATATGGCATTTTTTcgtgcttctgtttcctgcttcATTACACAAATGATCATTTGATTTatccttttaaaatatatgtcaGTTTTTGATATTAGCCATAGTTATTGATCTAATTTAGATCacctacaaaaaaaaacatgtttttcattAAAAGCATTATTACGATGTACCCTCTCTGAAGAAAACAAGATAGACATGGAATGGTTCAAGGATATTTGAACCACATTAGCCAAATGACCTTCTTAGAAACTGCCAgttgttttctttgttttttggAACTGTTTTAAGTAACTTAAAGGTTGATTAAAAGTTAAGGATGTGACTATGCTGCCACTATGTGGACATAAGTGAGACAGCACAGATTATTTAAAGATGACATTCTCACGTTTAAATGTCTGCAATTTAACAAACATCAAACCAAACCGTACTTTGCTAATTCTTGTACAAAAAGTAAAATGTGAGCGGTCGGATGTAATGTTatttgatttcactttaaattTGTTAATGTTCAAAACTCATGTCCACGAGTCAGGCATGACGTCAGGAACATGACGTACCCTCTTTATTTTTGCACAATGAATGTGTTTATAGGCATCCCACAAACTCTTCTTAGTCAACTTCTccaataaatgtttacattttcatttgttaTTATTGGTCGTGTGGTGTTATTTTGAAAAGTCGGAAGATCCTCCCAGCTGGTCCGGCTTTAGTTTAGCATACTCGTGACAGATCGAGTGTGCGATGCACGAGTCACTTACTTTTCTTCCGGATTTTCGCCCAGTACGTTGTCAGGTTTGTTTATGTTCGCTGTGTGAACGCAATGTAGTTTTATCTGTGTTTTTTGTTAAGTTTTGGAGCAAGTTCTTCACCCCTTATGTGTGGTAGCCCACCCAGCGTGCGTTTGGTCATGCAGCTTACTTGTCTCCGGCTATAGTTTTGCAACTCGGTTTCTTTGTCCGTCACTTATTGTCCAATGTAACGTATTTGTTTATTTCAGAAGGATGTGTCCGGTTCTTAAACCATAAACGTttgttacaaacttgctaagaaCTAAAATGAGGAGTCGCAGCAATTCTGGAGTTAAACTTGACAACTACGGGCGGATAGTTCAGCAGACCATTTTGCGTCACCAAGTAAGTGTTTACATTTCTGCAAGCGTTCACAACAATACAGCAGTTTGTTTAACACATATGTGCAAAGTAAACATGTGGTTACATGTCCTTTTCACCTCCCTATCAATTGTTAGTTGTAACACAAAAGTATAACTATTTAGGGTTGTGCTACAAAAACTGTGTATTTACAAGAAATAAAGTTAATGTGTCACAAGTTGAAAGTCATTGGTTTCTCAAAATGACcttaaaatgtattcatttacaAGTGTATGCCTCCagcctttttgtgagcaagggctaccaatggataaaacagtctggagggctacttttttgatgTAGTCTACTTTTTTGGCTTTCTGttgattttaaataattttttaaacaatactgAAACATATCAGCAggcataaaagaagccaagctgatacaaaaatatattgttggagaccactgctctAGACCAAAATACAATTGTGCTAacatgtaaatttttttgtattacaaaacaaaaattaaaataattgttGTTAATTAACACGGATGACTGTCAGAATAATCAAGAATAAACAGCCAATAGGAGCTCGAGTAGATGATGGCAGCAGCTTCAATGCTGTTTAAAATGCATCTCGGTGGCAAGACCTCAAGAAACTGGTTGCTAAATTGCCAAAATTATCAAAAAGGGTGGCAATGAAGATGATATgagaaaataaatagttttttaacaagtttattatttttttttaatgagaaaacatttaaataaataaacctttaAATGTCAGTTCGGAATTGAACGAAGTTAAGGTTGATTCATATATTAGACTGGCAGAAGAGAGTAATGCTTTCTATTCCTAGAAAGAATATAAAACATGTATGGCAgtaatgtaattttttgtatttcatgatttttattcattttacagATTTGAAGCATACTTTTGTGTATTGCATTATTTAGCATCGCTTTTTTCAATATAGTGCATCCCTAGGAAAAAGTTATGCTAATCTATCTTGACTGGATACCTGGTATAAAATTGAAGGTTTAGGTAAAGCAGACTGATCATGTAGCTGCACCTaactgtgtaacttttaggatCCAGTGACAGGCCTGTTACCTGCAAGCAAAGAGCAGCCTGATGCCTGGGTGAGGGACAATGTCTACAGCATCCTGTCTGTATGGGCACTCAGTTTGGCTTACAGGAAGAATGCAGACCGTGATGAAGATAAGGCTAAAGCCTATGAGCTCGAGCAGGTAGTATTGCATTTACGTTAATAGTTTTCAAATTCAGATTATTGGCAGAGGTTAAActtaaaggggtggtttcctggacagggcttatcctagtaccagactaaaatgcatgtttaaatttaaaattacgtatattaacatatatcatgtgccattgttttgtttcaagatgcacagaagtaatgttttttgtaaggtatgtttgtaaaaaacctacttaaaagtcctaatataactaaggcctagtcctggattaatctaaaactGGTCCAGGAAATTGCCCcattgtgtgtttttatttgacgaatagAGCTTTTTAAACAATCTTATTATGAGGGCATATGTTGACGAACCAACAGTTTAGCAAACCAACACATAGAGTGGATATAACCAAGTAAACTATTATATGTGagcctgtctgtgaaaacctagATGAAGCcatgtcaaatattgaaataaatgttaaatcaATAATTGagatcaaactttgatgctcctaatcccATAATTACAGACTtgtttttcacaaatgtgatCACAGACTGGCTAGTGAGAACAGCtggaaatataaaatgtaacttAAATTAACAAAATGTTCACAGATGGAGTTTAATAGATGGCTTGTTTTCTGTTAGTGCATACCTTACATTAAATATCAGCTATCATTTCATATACTGCTCTTTATGTATCAGCATGCAATAAACAGTCTCTTTAGGGAGAGCTCACAAGTATCAGATAACTCTTTCCTGTGTTGATAAATGAGGAGCTGAAAAGGTCAGAGTTGAACCTCTGTTCCAAGTGTGCTTTTTGGAGACTGTGGGTCCTGATCTCTTTTCTGTTTTATGATTTCTCAGAGCGTAGTGAAGTTAATGAGGGGGGTGCTTCAGTGCATCATGCGCCAGGTATTGCCATTCACAACACTTTACAGTCAACATAATAAAAGATACagtagaaaaatataaatataccaCAATCGAAGCTGCCAGTACTTATGGTGTATGTACTTACAGCAACATCCTTTTCTACTTCTTGGCCAAAACCATTAAACATTCATGCATGCATACAAacagttttttatatatatataaaatacccACATGCACATACATTAGTTATATTCTGTTTCAAAAGCACAAAGTTTTGTTTGGATTACATTAGTATAAGACAGACCACTTGTATTATCTGAAGGGTTCTTTTGTTCTGTCACATTTTATCAGCTGGACAAAGTGGAAAAGTTTAAATACAGTAAGAGCACTTCAGACAGCCTCCATGCCAAGTATAACACTCACACTTGCGCCGCTGTGGTGGGTGACCAGGAGTGGGGACATCTTCAGCTGGATGCTACATCCCTCTTCTTACTCTTCCTGGCACAGATGACCGCCTCAGGTACACCCTGCTTAGAGTTGGTATGATGCAGTAGATGTCTTAAGACACCTGAGCCTCTTAAAGGAATTGTTCACCCCGAAAAGAAAATTAATTATCttcatgttattttaaatggtctgttTCTCAAGTAAAACAATCTTGCGGCTTCATAAGAAAGAGAATATAAGTCTCATGAACTAGTGTTATGTCTTTGATCCCTTGTACCTTTTGCTGTGTGTTGCATTATTTtagggctccacattgtgtacACTCAGGACGAGGTTGATGTGGTCCAAAATCTGATGTTTTATATTGAATCTGCATATAAAGTTGCTGTAAGTCCCTCATTATCTACAAAAAGGGGTTAAAGGGACattacacttttttgaaaatatgataATTTTCCTGCTCCCCTAGagctaaacatttgatttttaccgttttggattccattcagctgatctccaggtcaggcgctaccacttttagcatagcttagcacaagccatagaatctgattagacccaTTTGCATCACGCCaaaaaaaaatgaccaaagagttttgagatttttcctatttaaaacttgactcttctgtagttacatcatgactaagacagacagaaaattaaaagttgcgattttatAGCCATGTTGCGGCAGCAAAGTtgttgattattacgccagaatgagagtatagttcctagccatatctgcctagaaaatcgcaactttaattttccgtccgccttagtacacgatataactacagaagagtcaagttttaaataggaaaaatatcgaaactcttgttcattttttttaggtgcgatgctaatggactaatcagattctatggattgtgctaagctatgcaaaAACTGGTACCGCCAGTCCCggagatcaactgaatggattccaaaactgtaagaatcaaatgttttactcgaggggagctggaaaatgaggatattttcaaaaaaaagtggagtgtccctttaatatgtatttttctcCAATATCATAATGAATGTTATTCACTTTTGTCTGTTATAGTTTTGAAATTATTGCTGTATCCGTTACTAACATCCATCCTCTGTTTGTTTAGGATTATGGGATGTGGGAGAGAGGGGACAAAACCAATCAAGGGATCCCTGAGCTAAACGCCAGCTCAATCGGCATGGTGAAAGTGAGTCAAGCAAAGCAAATAACAAATCAAATCTCATTTGTACGCCAGTCAGCCATTCTGCCCGTTCACCGTCACGCTTCCACGTAATGTCGCCAGTCTTCTCTTGCCAGCTGAGTATTTTCTGACTGGCATAACAgaagtttcatgttgtgcatTCGTAAGCACTCGCTATAAATGTCTCGGATGAATGTGATCTAATGTAACCTCACTGGGGCC belongs to Paramisgurnus dabryanus chromosome 2, PD_genome_1.1, whole genome shotgun sequence and includes:
- the leap2 gene encoding liver-expressed antimicrobial peptide 2, whose protein sequence is MQNHNLFNRGTVVAWWLVFLVLVQQLACSPVPPDKPSTSEQEVQMSPKRTARMTPLWRIMGTKPHGAFCQNNYECSTGICRKGHCSYSQPINS